In Argopecten irradians isolate NY chromosome 11, Ai_NY, whole genome shotgun sequence, one DNA window encodes the following:
- the LOC138334429 gene encoding serine-rich adhesin for platelets-like has protein sequence MESNKKRTDSLASSISTNDTDILSDMIPYRCPKCGNQRKFLALRDLKLHLDVEHSFKMGCVKPRSRNDVFNHKTAKKKPLVTSGKYVKTKHGGRFSPRSTAAEESHTSMLKYYDDEAKRLEMKVKMAKETEIKNKLNRNILPKSKGYNPNGSPASKGDNFTHSFNNINNQLLKSRHKEWRATEALYQAEDIIQGVEEAAENRCLDQQVVIRDLVNDLRQKEGQLSRANNDLDKVRRERETLLLEVEELFSEANTGNTVLREELGRREHMLGDVNRQLDTLRTRARIDLDRKEGELIAAEGRVEALEKERERLVQGTNTLLEQADKDRATLQQTVQTKERQLRQVNEELEKLKIEQGDLVQESIGLYQKANEGTARLQHLVQAKDNQLQEAFQELESMKNVHEKLIWQSKTLTEQADSSNQALTELLQSKEKELELAKQKLAKVKESNDAAFQNVLAEKEAELAQSRDELVKVKAEMAAMLESVKNLTQKASNQDVRMTDLHEQVQQREQKLQEKERDLDSLKKFLSSAAEKEVVARSKLEQFISGLIDRADKAESELHKIKTRSMSEVDLSRSQTLGDVSDVLESDQEAPQSHHRSQTTRARSQDSSIKSLESNKLQMNYTPTDNASRGQNANDFIGQKSNQHPDKNSPPWQKILRKNCLSDSYSTEESDMEILNNESDFNERANEGHQITRKDNTKVVKNGNKHKKKAASQQNSLFVPDQQTVSDTTSRPSPQMRGYGKHGKGQYHDDNDAHPLTDSRALGNNVQSKQLSPRMEREDGVFHFGQTNNEESESHGSFGNLSRSHISYSKLPGTLPTQKPHESEKRNVQHFSPQTLNVNSTTTASGYEGHSNSVIPECNGNALQKPLATDMYDQTTLAMVHPPPLPMVQGREFDRRQYVPRSKSESDLKHTHNSQLRSLQLNQQFRDSYLTAPPEEMNVHNDYRDRSHNSAMGQENKSMEISSSERHPIGPFAKVTGQSNISTDTPKSHVHSVGHFGKVTGHVNTVDDVSTSQRYPIGSFAKATSQNSNQNTFLTPQMFSGGERQGHVSKIQSNDISGVQSHLTNNVRSGQSFSGHIGEIQQGQGQTRRPEENDRSFGSESKRDGRSSGQANHVMYIPVDTRTGQPVNLSTVSHGISLSKSSKNQQTPKVPGHFGVEPYGMQSRESELNKSPALRHPKGVTSSTFDHSQNFIRSQQPPKNQEQKYETGQQTSQPGSLRHEPSRSSSSAVVDGNGDHDNSLLDVVSLVDYEHDVEEPDDIESATFEQYMDEHGILWELSETAKNQHALYSLSDSSYHSSHQMTNDAFTHQTEHGTLRKDESEIAHDPARSFPNQRLQNRSKSAEIGPRDKLPPRVRNRSLSPRVRFSDQKHYWPNPNDDDNQTLIRQRSSFPLCDERNSDSECEVEVLGQSSGSVTDSKPDFEELWLRDVSLGTTTASVESFVPVQKRSSRTVSNPKSTIKPPGQTKDQGCQPLKDSSTQTWLLDFPLTIDDLGSVTQRSSFVRPRIPKDSLTLSSTSSKASTSRRKETIMDDHKAEPPSMLSSDVTSTPISDRDRLTNKGNDNLDTTRGTAMSASECQKKSLNQTQHDQSLSSSSATKPVYNISLQESYRSSHSSENGNGEVYPSNRTRRHFRDDKDDRSRDSGSSVCKEVDRYCRHSQSGTPFEEKQLQNINDRKKTQCSDSDYTTRDDRIGQSQRRKSQRGRKTNLSTDNTYKEEQPTDSQYTSDNFEEDDYRYKRVRRDGRSKTNRYSRENRSMSPKSTYRNGEAENRYNSNRRDTRNSYKPPNSRHRKKNRDEYFDEYEDSQDDWTDGHEYKGRRHRHNRRDVNKPKNTYDEMDRRSKNGKSNHRKRSSRYGDRSNSDSDSQDSVVQSRLTNASQNSNQVDTSAKSGHTKPGHSNNDRTMINIEEASILSNISMPSETVKTLSNDSTSLSEVINPTQRENSDTRPGNDVETIKDVCDKNYRYPSSNEAQITENLEPVLYEESVPTSTEQQHLDDTKEIVGNQVHVVMDTDDQYSMYSIGSSSLSRTSSQESLLEHIPKFRREAVRKRRLSLYLVFRYLDTKTLGRVAGVSREWKKVGRQSSLWKHVHLSKTRCTSKTLETLALWCTQLESLYLEDVYTRKQLELESDEDYAVAIRASLEAGVECLLQVSESTLKSVTIINCQHVLTDKCMWLASCYSRMLQDVRYHSNIHILGADVLWALGAGCGLIRSLDIAPLYPCTNTEKFTNKCLQIIAQFLPELNRLCIGGKHLDVNGFVLIAKSCQRLYDLSLHGCVDVEEDVSIAMCRKGLKNLRSLNFIHTPVTDKALLHFYSSCKHLKSIHISFCPEDITTDPDSKEIRENFNKRVKSLEKLKKKGGLWNILKLEVHKVQD, from the exons ggGATGTGTCAAACCTCGCTCACGAAATGACGTTTTCAATCACAAGACAGCAAAGAAGAAACCATTAGTTACGTCTGGAAAGTATGTGAAAACCAAACATGGAGGCAGATTTTCTCCGAGGTCAACGGCAGCAGAGGAAAGTCACACATCAATGCTGAAATATTATGATGATGAGGCGAAACGTCTCGAGATGAAGGTAAAAATGGCAAAagaaacagaaattaaaaataagcTTAACCGAAATATTTTGCCAAAATCTAAGGGATATAATCCTAACGGAAGTCCTGCGTCCAAAGGAGATAACTTTACACACAGTTTTAATAACATTAATAACCAACTACTAAAATCAAGACACAAGGAGTGGCGAGCCACCGAGGCCCTTTATCAGGCAGAAGACATCATACAAGGAGTAGAGGAAGCCGCAGAAAACAGATGTCTTGACCAGCAGGTGGTCATCCGTGACCTTGTCAATGACCTTAGACAAAAAGAAGGTCAACTAAGCCGTGCTAATAATGACCTTGATAAAGTAAGGCGCGAACGAGAAACTCTCTTGCTGGAGGTCGAAGAGCTATTCTCGGAGGCAAACACAGGAAATACTGTGTTAAGGGAGGAGCTCGGAAGACGGGAACACATGTTAGGGGATGTGAATAGGCAGCTTGATACCCTAAGGACCAGAGCACGCATTGACCTTGACCGGAAAGAGGGTGAGTTAATCGCAGCGGAAGGGCGTGTAGAAGCCCTGGAAAAGGAGAGGGAACGTTTGGTTCAGGGAACAAATACCTTGTTAGAACAGGCTGACAAAGATCGCGCCACCTTACAGCAGACAGTACAGACCAAGGAACGACAACTCCGTCAGGTTAATGAGGAGCTCGAAAAACTCAA AATTGAGCAGGGTGATTTGGTCCAGGAGAGTATTGGTCTCTACCAGAAGGCCAATGAAGGAACAGCCCGACTGCAGCACCTCGTCCAGGCCAAAGATAACCAATTACAGGAAGCTTTCCAGGAGTTGGAGAGTATGAAGAATGTTCACGAAAAACTAATCTGGCAGTCCAAAACACTAACAGAACAAGCCGATAGTAGTAACCAAGCACTCACAGAATTACTTCAAAGTAAAGAAAAGGAACTTGAGCTAGCAAAGCAAAAACTGGCAAAAGTCAAAGAAAGCAATGATGCTGCTTTTCAGAATGTTTTAGCAGAAAAGGAAGCAGAGCTAGCGCAGTCACGAGACGAACTGGTTAAGGTCAAGGCTGAAATGGCTGCCATGTTGGAAAGTGTTAAGAACCTAACGCAGAAAGCTAGCAACCAAGACGTCAGAATGACAGACCTGCATGAACAAGTTCAGCAAAGAGAGCAAAAACTACAGGAAAAGGAGAg GGATCTTGATTCGCTTAAGAAGTTTCTGAGTTCTGCCGCTGAGAAGGAGGTTGTCGCCCGTAGCAAACTCGAACAGTTTATCAGTGGTTTGATTGATCGGGCTGACAAGGCAGAAAGCGagttacacaaaatcaaaactAGGTCAATGTCTGAAGTTGACCTGTCAAGGTCACAAACACTTGGTGATGTATCCGATGTCTTGGAATCCGACCAGGAAGCTCCGCAATCACATCATCGTAGTCAGACAACTAGAGCAAGGTCACAGGATTCAAGCATAAAATCGCTTGAAAGCAACAAA CTGCAGATGAACTATACACCAACAGATAATGCTTCAAGAGG GCAAAATGCTAACGATTTCATTGGTCAAAAGAGTAACCAACATCCCGATAAAAATTCGCCTCCCTGGCAAAAGATTCTACGGAAGAATTGTCTGAGTGATAGCTACAGCACGGAGGAGTCCGACATGGAGATTTTAAATAACGAATCAGACTTTAATGAAAGAGCCAACGAAGGACATCAAATAACAAGGAAAGATAATACTAAAGTGGTAAAGAACGGAAACAAACATAAGAAAAAGGCTGCTAGTCAACAAAATTCATTGTTTGTACCTGATCAGCAAACTGTATCTGACACAACCAGCCGACCTTCCCCTCAGATGAGAGGATACGGTAAACATGGCAAAGGTCAATATCACGATGACAACGATGCTCATCCTCTGACGGATTCCAGGGCCCTAGGGAATAATGTACAAAGTAAACAATTGTCACCGAGAATGGAAAGAGAAGACGGCGTTTTCCATTTTGGTCAGACTAATAACGAAGAATCAGAAAGTCATGGTTCTTTTGGAAACTTATCTCGATCCCACATTAGCTATAGTAAATTACCGGGCACTTTGCCAACACAAAAACCTCATGAGTCAGAAAAAAGAAATGTGCAACACTTTAGCCCACAAACTTTGAATGTTAATAGCACTACTACTGCGTCCGGATATGAAGGACATTCTAATAGCGTTATCCCAGAATGTAACGGTAATGCCTTACAGAAACCTCTAGCTACCGACATGTATGATCAGACGACACTAGCAATGGTACATCCCCCGCCACTGCCGATGGTACAGGGACGTGAGTTTGACCGAAGACAGTATGTACCACGCTCCAAAAGTGAATCGGActtaaaacatacacataattCTCAGCTGCGAAGTTTGCAACTAAACCAGCAGTTCAGAGACTCCTATTTAACTGCTCCGCCAGAAGAGATGAACGTGCACAATGATTATCGTGATCGTTCCCATAATTCA GCCATGGGTCAGGAAAATAAATCGATGGAAATTTCAAGCTCAGAAAGGCATCCTATTGGACCATTCGCAAAGGTAACAGGTCAAAGTAATATATCGACAGATACTCCAAAATCGCATGTACATTCTGTCGGACACTTCGGAAAGGTCACAGGTCATGTTAATACAGTGGATGATGTTTCAACCTCACAAAGGTACCCAATTGGATCGTTTGCAAAGGCCACAAGTCAAAACAGTAACCAGAACACTTTTTTAACCCCTCAAATGTTTTCTGGAGGTGAAAGACAAGGTCACGTAAGTAAGATCCAATCAAATGACATTTCTGGAGTTCAAAGTCATTTAACAAATAACGTGCGGTCAGGTCAATCTTTCTCTGGTCATATAGGTGAAATTCAacagggtcaaggtcaaacaaGACGACCAGAAGAAAATGACCGATCATTTGGCAGTGAAAGTAAAAGAGATGGACGTTCAAGTGGTCAGGCAAACCATGTAATGTATATTCCAGTTGACACAAGAACAGGTCAGCCAGTAAATTTATCAACAGTGTCTCATGGAATTTCACTCAGTAAGAGTTCAAAAAACCAACAGACGCCAAAGGTACCGGGACATTTCGGAGTCGAGCCGTATGGAATGCAGTCACGCGAATCTGAGTTGAACAAATCACCAGCATTGCGTCATCCTAAAGGCGTGACGTCATCAACTTTCGATCATTCACAG AATTTCATCAGGAGCCAACAACCACCTAAAAATCAAGAACAAAAGTATGAAACAGGCCAACAGACATCACAGCCAG GAAGCTTGAGACATGAACCATCTCGTTCGTCATCGTCCGCCGTCGTCGATGGTAACGGTGACCATGATAACTCCCTCTTAGACGTTGTGTCACTAGTGGATTATG AACACGACGTTGAGGAACCTGATGATATTGAGAGTGCCACATTTGAGCAGTATATGGACGAGCATGGAATCTTATGGGAATTATCTGAAACTGCGAAGAACCAGCATGCTCTTTATTCACTTAGTGACTCAAGTTATCACTCATCCCATCAGATGACAAACGATGCATTCACGCATCAGACGGAGCATGGGACGCTGAGAAAAGACGAGTCAGAAATTGCTCACGATCCAGCAAGATCATTTCCAAACCAAAGACTCCAGAACAGGTCAAAAAGCGCTGAAATAGGTCCACGTGATAAGTTACCGCCTCGTGTTCGAAACAGGTCACTGTCGCCAAGAGTCCGGTTTAGCGATCAGAAACATTATTGGCCTAATCCAAATGATGATGATAACCAGACATTGATCCGTCAAAGATCAAGTTTTCCACTGTGTGATGAGAGGAACTCCGATTCTGAATGTGAGGTTGAAGTTCTTGGGCAGTCATCTGGTTCTGTTACCGATAGTAAACCCGATTTTGAAGAACTTTGGTTAAGAGATGTGTCTCTTGGCACAACAACTGCAAGTGTAGAAAGTTTTGTTCCGGTTCAGAAACGTTCATCACGAACAGTATCAAATCCGAAATCTACTATCAAACCACCAGGACAAACCAAAGACCAAGGATGCCAGCCTCTAAAAGATTCCTCAACACAAACATGGTTGTTGGACTTTCCTTTAACCATAGATGACCTAGGGTCAGTGACACAAAGGTCAAGTTTTGTCAGACCTAGAATACCTAAGGATTCCTTAACCCTCTCATCAACATCGAGTAAAGCTTCTACGAGCAGAAGAAAGGAAACAATAATGGATGACCATAAAGCAGAACCGCCCAGTATGTTGTCCTCTGATGTTACTTCTACACCCATATCGGACCGGGATAGACTTACAAATAAAGGAAATGACAATTTAGATACCACTCGAGGTACTGCAATGTCAGCATCAGAGTGTCAAAAGAAGAGTTTGAATCAAACGCAACATGATCAAAGTCTTTCCAGTAGTAGTGCTACAAAACCAGTATATAACATTTCATTACAAGAATCCTACAGATCATCACATTCTTCAGAAAACGGTAATGGAGAAGTGTATCCTAGTAATAGGACTAGGCGTCACTTCAGAGATGATAAGGATGATCGGTCTAGAGACTCTGGGTCTTCAGTTTGTAAAGAAGTAGACAGATACTGTCGTCACTCACAAAGTGGAACACCGTTCGAAGAAAAACAGTTGCAGAATATAAACGATCGAAAAAAGACACAGTGCTCAGATTCGGACTATACCACCAGAGACGATAGAATTGGTCAGTCGCAGCGTAGAAAATCTCAAAGAGGAAGGAAAACAAACCTTTCTACAGACAACACGTACAAAGAAGAACAGCCAACAGATTCTCAATATACCAGTGATAACTTTGAGGAAGACGACTATCGATATAAAAGAGTTAGGAGAGATGGACGATCAAAAACAAATCGATATTCAAGAGAAAACAGGAGCATGTCCCCTAAATCGACTTATAGAAATGGTGAGGCCGAAAACAGGTACAATAGCAATAGAAGAGACACAAGAAACAGTTATAAACCCCCAAATTCCAGACATAGGAAAAAGAACAGAGATGAATATTTTGATGAATACGAAGATTCACAGGACGATTGGACTGATGGCCATGAATACAAAGGCAGACGTCATCGACATAACAGGAGAGATGTAAACAAACCCAAAAATACGTATGATGAAATGGACAGACGCAGTAAAAACGGAAAATCAAATCACAGAAAACGTTCTTCAAGATATGGTGATCGTTCAAATTCAGATTCTGATAGTCAGGATAGTGTAGTTCAGTCGAGGTTAACAAATGCATCTCAAAATTCAAACCAAGTGGATACATCAGCAAAATCCGGACACACAAAACCTGGTCATTCAAATAATGACAGAACTATGATAAACATTGAAGAGGCTTCAATATTGTCCAACATATCTATGCCGAGTGAGACAGTAAAAACACTATCTAATGATTCGACATCATTGAGTGAGGTAATTAATCCGACCCAAAGAGAGAATTCCGACACACGACCTGGGAACGATGTGGAAACAATAAAAGACGtctgtgataaaaattatcGTTATCCTTCGTCCAACGAAGCCCAGATCACAGAGAATCTTGAGCCTGTGCTTTATGAAGAGTCTGTGCCTACATCTACGGAGCAACAACACCTCGATGATACTAAGGAGATTGTCGGAAACCAGGTTCATGTTGTCATGGATACGGATGATCAGTACTCAATGTACAGTATCGGTAGTTCGTCGCTATCCCGAACCTCATCACAAG AATCACTTCTAGAACATATTCCTAAATTCCGACGAGAGGCAGTACGTAAGAGAAGGCTGTCCCTTTATTTGGTGTTTCGATACCTTGACACCAAAACTCTCGGGCGAGTAGCAGGTGTGAGTCGGGAGTGGAAGAAGGTCGGTCGGCAGTCGTCTCTATGGAAACACGTTCATCTCTCGAAGACACGCTGTACATCGAAG ACGCTGGAGACCTTGGCCCTCTGGTGTACCCAGCTAGAGAGTCTATACTTGGAAG ATGTGTACACGAGAAAGCAGTTAGAACTGGAGAGTGACGAGGATTACGCCGTAGCTATAAG AGCATCTCTAGAAGCGGGAGTAGAATGCCTGCTACAGGTATCAGAGTCTACCCTAAAATCTGTCACCATCATCAACTGTCAACACGTCCTCACAGACAA ATGCATGTGGCTAGCGAGTTGCTACAGCAGGATGCTACAAGACGTCCGTTACCATAGTAACATACATATTTTGGGCGCAGATGTTTTATGGGCGCTAGGGGCCGGGTGTGGACTCATACGATCACTAGATATAGCTCCGCTATACCCATG TACAAATACAGAAAAGTTTACCAATAAGTGCCTGCAGATTATCGCTCAATTCTTGCCCGAGCTAAACAGATTGTGTATTGGAGGGAAACATTTGGATGTCAACGGATTCGTTCTGATAG CCAAGTCGTGTCAGCGTCTTTACGACTTGTCTCTACACGGATGTGTGGATGTCGAGGAAGATGTTTCCATAGCGATGTGTCGGAAAGGACTGAAGAATCTACGCTCACTGAACTTCATTCATACCCCAGTTACTGATAAAGCCTTACTTCACTTCTACA GTTCTTGTAAACACTTGAAGTCAATACACATTTCCTTCTGTCCAGAAGACATAACTACAGATCCAGACTCTAAAGAAATCAGAGAAAACTTTAACAAGCGTGTCAAGTCCTTGGAG AAGCTGAAGAAGAAAGGGGGATTGTGGAATATTCTCAAGCTTGAAGTTCACAAAGTACAAGATTAA